The Sedimentisphaera salicampi genome includes a region encoding these proteins:
- the lpxA gene encoding acyl-ACP--UDP-N-acetylglucosamine O-acyltransferase, translating into MDNANIHPTAIVQDGAKIGDGVVIGPNCFVGSGAEIGDNTKLSANVIVEKNVVMGKDNVVYPQAVIGCGPQIFGKPSDYKYGRLVIGDSNIIREQVTIHPGMFEGSSTEVGSRNFLMIGVHIGHDCVIEDDIVTSNYSQISGHCWLQRGVWFSGIVTVHQFCTIGRWAYATGLTGINHDIPPFMTASGHYPCVVRTVNRRGMARAGLSQEEQKSVTDIFKKVYREGGPILEKVREMVGDESLKDVQREIIEFISRASEHRFGRYLETKRQD; encoded by the coding sequence ATGGATAATGCGAATATTCATCCAACAGCAATAGTTCAAGATGGTGCCAAAATAGGTGATGGTGTGGTGATTGGGCCAAACTGTTTCGTGGGAAGCGGCGCAGAAATTGGAGACAATACAAAGCTTTCAGCTAATGTTATAGTTGAAAAGAATGTGGTGATGGGCAAGGATAATGTGGTTTATCCGCAGGCGGTCATAGGCTGCGGGCCGCAGATTTTCGGAAAGCCAAGCGATTACAAATACGGCCGGCTGGTTATTGGAGACTCCAACATAATCAGAGAGCAGGTTACGATTCACCCGGGTATGTTTGAAGGCTCTAGCACTGAGGTGGGCAGCCGGAATTTCCTTATGATTGGCGTTCATATCGGCCACGATTGCGTTATTGAAGATGATATCGTTACGAGCAACTACTCGCAGATTTCAGGCCACTGCTGGCTCCAGCGGGGCGTCTGGTTCAGCGGTATCGTAACTGTGCATCAGTTCTGCACGATAGGCCGCTGGGCATATGCCACAGGACTTACAGGAATCAATCACGATATCCCGCCGTTTATGACCGCAAGCGGACATTATCCGTGCGTTGTGCGTACTGTGAATCGACGCGGAATGGCAAGGGCAGGCCTCAGCCAGGAAGAGCAGAAATCTGTAACCGATATCTTCAAAAAGGTTTACAGAGAGGGCGGCCCGATTCTCGAAAAGGTGCGCGAGATGGTGGGCGATGAGTCGCTTAAAGACGTGCAAAGAGAAATAATCGAATTCATCAGCCGCGCAAGCGAACACCGCTTCGGAAGATACCTCGAAACAAAAAGACAAGACTGA
- a CDS encoding TdeIII family type II restriction endonuclease, translating to MALSYNQVEQIKQLLSEKIENKLSRYGRETVSMPFLARLIQDNEKIAAYSFIHSIATTLGMSIYEDVSVIIASERSQEAYKKYGVGGVLASEQKDRISSIVNELRNGSRDANIENEISEVLSASAQGGEFQKSGNEADFYMKRDGEEYFFEIKTVKPNIDVFQASKTKLLEWVARKRERVNVYLAFPYNPYHPEPYSRFTEVGMMDLGNDFLIGEQYWDFIGGNGTFSKLLEVFDEVGKYYKARLDKKFKEVAEKRLDSY from the coding sequence TTGGCGCTTTCTTATAATCAAGTTGAGCAGATTAAACAGCTGCTTTCGGAAAAAATAGAGAATAAACTTTCCAGATACGGCAGAGAAACCGTTTCAATGCCCTTTCTTGCAAGGCTTATTCAGGATAATGAGAAGATTGCAGCGTATTCGTTTATCCACTCAATCGCCACAACTTTAGGTATGAGTATCTACGAAGATGTTTCTGTTATAATTGCTTCTGAGAGATCGCAAGAGGCCTACAAGAAATATGGAGTTGGCGGGGTTTTGGCTTCTGAGCAGAAAGACAGGATTTCTTCTATAGTAAATGAACTAAGAAACGGCAGCAGAGACGCAAATATTGAAAATGAAATTTCGGAAGTATTATCCGCCTCAGCTCAAGGTGGTGAATTTCAAAAATCGGGCAATGAAGCCGATTTTTATATGAAAAGAGATGGGGAAGAATATTTCTTTGAAATAAAAACCGTAAAGCCGAATATTGATGTTTTTCAGGCGAGCAAAACCAAGCTTTTGGAATGGGTTGCCAGAAAACGGGAAAGGGTAAATGTATATTTGGCATTCCCCTACAATCCATATCACCCTGAACCTTACAGCCGCTTTACAGAAGTTGGAATGATGGATTTGGGCAATGATTTTCTAATCGGCGAACAATATTGGGATTTTATAGGCGGAAACGGGACTTTTTCTAAACTTTTAGAAGTCTTTGATGAAGTTGGCAAATATTATAAAGCTCGGCTGGATAAGAAATTTAAAGAAGTTGCAGAGAAAAGGTTGGATTCCTATTAA
- a CDS encoding Gfo/Idh/MocA family protein, which yields MARLKTAVIGAGKMGSLHTRIYSELELSELAAVVDSDSAKAGELAEKYGCEALSSPEELIGKVDAVTIAAPTDSHLKIAAPLIKNGIAVLIEKPLASSVEQGEEIARLARTKGVTVAVGHSERCNPVVQAMDRLEIKPRFIEANRVSPYPFRSTDIGVVLDVMIHDIDIILSIAGSPVKSVDAVGVDVIGQNEDICNTRIVFENGCMANVTASRLALKTERKIRIFSSQAYLSLDYFRKEGIVIQTAPNVNVVEWIRERQKEPGFSFENVNWPDLLNIENLKIEDKEPLKVEQSAFLEAAAGKRRRPIVTAEEGLAALECAYKILESIKEKAWQ from the coding sequence ATGGCGAGATTAAAAACAGCAGTGATAGGCGCCGGCAAGATGGGCAGCCTGCATACAAGGATATACAGCGAGCTTGAGCTCAGTGAGCTTGCAGCGGTAGTAGATAGTGATTCGGCCAAGGCGGGCGAGCTTGCGGAAAAATACGGCTGCGAAGCGCTTTCGAGTCCTGAAGAGCTTATCGGGAAGGTTGATGCGGTAACGATAGCCGCACCGACAGACAGCCATCTGAAGATTGCTGCTCCCCTTATAAAAAACGGAATCGCTGTGCTTATAGAAAAGCCGCTGGCATCAAGCGTGGAGCAGGGCGAGGAGATTGCCCGCCTCGCACGCACCAAAGGCGTAACAGTTGCCGTGGGACACAGCGAACGCTGCAATCCTGTTGTGCAGGCGATGGACAGGCTCGAGATAAAGCCCCGATTCATCGAGGCCAACAGGGTGAGCCCGTATCCCTTCCGCTCAACGGATATCGGCGTTGTGCTGGATGTTATGATTCACGATATAGACATTATCCTCTCGATAGCGGGCAGTCCGGTTAAGAGCGTGGATGCTGTAGGCGTTGATGTTATCGGGCAGAATGAAGACATCTGCAATACGAGGATAGTTTTCGAAAATGGCTGCATGGCCAACGTAACTGCATCAAGGCTTGCCCTCAAAACAGAGCGGAAGATTCGGATTTTCAGCTCGCAGGCGTATCTGAGCCTCGATTATTTCCGCAAGGAGGGTATTGTAATTCAAACGGCCCCGAATGTTAATGTGGTTGAGTGGATAAGAGAGAGGCAGAAGGAGCCGGGATTCAGCTTTGAAAACGTGAATTGGCCGGATCTTCTGAATATCGAAAACCTCAAGATCGAAGACAAAGAGCCGCTCAAAGTTGAGCAGTCTGCTTTTCTTGAGGCTGCCGCCGGAAAACGCCGGAGACCGATCGTAACAGCCGAAGAAGGGCTTGCTGCCCTTGAGTGCGCATACAAAATCCTTGAGAGCATAAAGGAAAAGGCGTGGCAGTAA
- the lpxC gene encoding UDP-3-O-acyl-N-acetylglucosamine deacetylase — MKQKTIKNEASLSGKGLFSGSAVEVKFIPAEADTGIVFVRTDNPSPTKIPAHVSSLIETSRRTALGKGEVTISTTEHCLAAVYALGIDNLVIEVAGPELPGLDGSAACYMEALKNAGIKQLAKDVNEFVVTEPIGIVEDDASIYALPGAEGKYTVSFDLNYNQVDAIGKQLFSFEVTPESFQREIAPARTFLLEKEAVEFQKNGIGSHLSPEDVLVIGEDGPISNEFRFEDECVRHKVLDIIGDLVLAGVRIKGKIVASRSGHELNRKLAAKISELSRKQQRKKKRGTDALLDIRNIQRILPHRYPFLLVDKIVDIEHDSKIVGVKNVTFNELFFQGHFPSNPIMPGVLIVEALAQVSGLLFAQKLENTGKLAVLMTMNDVKIRRSVVPGDQLVLLAETEKVRRRSAQCRCQAKVDGKVAAEAVLKFMLIDDDV; from the coding sequence ATGAAACAGAAAACGATTAAAAACGAGGCTTCACTTTCCGGCAAAGGCCTCTTCAGCGGAAGCGCAGTTGAAGTGAAATTTATCCCGGCAGAGGCGGATACGGGAATTGTGTTCGTGCGTACAGACAACCCCTCGCCAACGAAAATACCAGCCCACGTCAGCTCTCTGATTGAAACAAGCAGAAGAACAGCTCTGGGCAAAGGCGAGGTTACAATCAGCACAACAGAGCACTGCCTTGCGGCCGTTTATGCACTCGGAATCGATAATCTTGTGATAGAGGTTGCAGGGCCTGAACTGCCCGGGCTCGACGGCAGCGCTGCATGCTATATGGAGGCACTGAAGAATGCAGGGATAAAGCAGCTTGCTAAAGATGTGAACGAATTCGTGGTAACTGAGCCTATAGGTATAGTTGAAGACGATGCCTCAATCTATGCACTCCCTGGAGCGGAGGGGAAATATACCGTAAGCTTCGATTTGAACTACAATCAGGTGGATGCTATAGGCAAGCAGCTGTTTTCATTCGAGGTTACTCCGGAAAGCTTTCAGAGAGAAATAGCTCCTGCAAGAACATTCCTGCTCGAGAAAGAGGCTGTTGAATTTCAGAAAAATGGGATAGGCAGCCATCTCTCCCCTGAAGATGTGCTTGTGATCGGCGAGGACGGCCCTATCAGCAATGAATTCCGTTTCGAAGATGAGTGTGTAAGGCATAAGGTGCTGGATATTATCGGAGACCTTGTCCTTGCCGGCGTTCGGATAAAGGGCAAGATTGTGGCTTCGAGAAGCGGGCACGAACTCAACAGAAAGCTCGCTGCCAAGATTTCCGAGCTCTCCCGAAAGCAGCAGAGAAAGAAAAAACGCGGAACAGATGCATTGCTCGATATCAGGAACATCCAGCGGATCCTGCCCCACAGATACCCGTTCCTGCTGGTTGACAAGATTGTCGATATTGAGCACGATTCAAAGATTGTGGGGGTTAAAAACGTAACATTCAACGAGTTGTTCTTCCAGGGGCATTTCCCCTCAAACCCGATAATGCCAGGGGTGCTCATTGTGGAGGCTCTCGCTCAGGTGTCAGGTCTTCTGTTTGCTCAGAAACTTGAAAATACAGGTAAGCTCGCAGTGCTTATGACAATGAATGATGTAAAAATTAGGCGTTCTGTTGTGCCGGGAGACCAGCTCGTGCTGCTTGCGGAAACAGAGAAGGTACGTAGAAGAAGCGCTCAGTGTAGATGTCAGGCAAAGGTGGATGGGAAAGTTGCCGCTGAAGCCGTGCTGAAATTTATGCTGATTGATGACGATGTTTAA
- a CDS encoding DNA methyltransferase — translation MDNLLTIKQASVWASKHLGRDVTPSNISYLVQYGRIPKRGDNGRVLVDKLELQAYYRKHFSTTEDRWKQKLGQDLNWHLSFSDCKESERTKHVHRLHPYKGKFIPQLVEYFLDEHTDEFKKEAYFKPGDIVLDPFCGSGTTLVQANELGINAIGIDVSAFNAYISNVKVSHFDLEDIKAEAAKISKNLSEFQRQNNNAAFEQHLLEKLKEFNNKYFPSPQFRFKVRKGEINEKQYSKQKAEEFLKTYSKLVDEYNLQLRQPKEDTFLEKWFLQPVRNELDFVFEQVKGIENIKTKKVLGLVLSRTMRSCRATTHADLATLKDPITQTYYCRKHGKICKPLFSILGWWQRYVQDTIDRLEKFSNLRTDTYQRCLVGDSRNIDIVSNLKDKAPKLAASIQEEGVAGIFSSPPYVGLIDYHEQHAYAYDLFGFERNDDLEIGPLYKGRGKEARDSYIEGISEVLLNSKPVLKEDYNIFLVANDKDGLYRSIAERAGMRIVREFKRPVLSRVEKDRSAYSETIFHMKEK, via the coding sequence ATGGATAATCTATTAACTATAAAACAGGCAAGTGTTTGGGCGTCAAAACATTTGGGCAGAGATGTTACGCCTTCCAATATCTCTTATCTGGTGCAGTACGGCAGGATACCCAAGAGAGGCGATAACGGCAGAGTGCTTGTTGATAAATTGGAGCTTCAGGCCTATTATAGAAAGCATTTTTCAACAACTGAAGATCGCTGGAAACAGAAACTCGGACAGGACTTAAACTGGCATCTTTCTTTCTCAGACTGCAAAGAATCTGAAAGAACAAAGCATGTACACCGGCTTCATCCGTATAAGGGCAAGTTTATACCTCAGTTAGTGGAGTATTTCTTGGATGAGCATACTGATGAATTCAAGAAAGAGGCATACTTCAAGCCCGGAGATATAGTTTTAGACCCGTTCTGCGGGAGCGGTACAACACTTGTGCAGGCAAATGAGCTTGGAATCAACGCAATAGGGATTGATGTTTCTGCGTTCAATGCCTATATAAGCAACGTTAAGGTCAGCCATTTTGATTTAGAGGATATAAAAGCTGAAGCGGCCAAAATCTCTAAAAATTTGAGTGAGTTTCAGAGGCAGAATAATAATGCAGCCTTCGAACAGCACCTTTTAGAAAAGCTCAAAGAGTTTAATAATAAGTATTTCCCGTCCCCTCAGTTTCGTTTCAAAGTCAGAAAAGGGGAAATAAATGAAAAACAATATTCTAAGCAGAAGGCTGAAGAATTCCTGAAAACTTACAGCAAGCTTGTTGATGAATATAATCTGCAGCTCAGGCAGCCTAAAGAAGATACCTTCCTTGAAAAATGGTTTCTCCAGCCTGTAAGAAATGAGTTGGATTTTGTATTCGAGCAGGTTAAGGGAATTGAAAATATCAAAACCAAGAAAGTTTTGGGGCTTGTGCTCAGCAGAACAATGCGTTCCTGCAGGGCCACAACCCACGCAGACCTCGCCACGCTCAAAGACCCGATAACTCAAACTTACTACTGCAGGAAGCACGGGAAGATTTGCAAGCCCCTGTTTTCTATACTGGGCTGGTGGCAGAGATACGTGCAGGACACAATAGACAGGCTGGAAAAATTTTCCAACCTTAGAACTGACACCTATCAGAGATGTTTAGTGGGCGACAGCCGAAATATAGATATAGTTTCAAACTTGAAAGACAAAGCTCCGAAATTAGCCGCATCCATTCAGGAAGAAGGCGTTGCAGGAATTTTTTCAAGTCCACCGTACGTAGGCCTGATTGATTATCATGAGCAGCACGCCTACGCATACGATCTTTTCGGTTTTGAAAGAAATGATGATTTGGAGATCGGCCCTTTATACAAGGGGCGTGGCAAAGAAGCCAGAGATTCTTATATAGAAGGGATTTCTGAAGTTCTGCTGAATTCCAAGCCTGTGCTTAAAGAAGACTACAATATTTTTTTAGTAGCCAATGATAAGGATGGGCTGTACAGATCTATTGCCGAAAGGGCGGGGATGAGGATTGTTAGAGAATTCAAAAGACCAGTTTTAAGCAGGGTTGAAAAAGACAGGTCAGCTTATTCTGAAACGATATTTCATATGAAGGAGAAATAG